ATGCGGGCGGCGGGGTGATCACGTCGGGCGCGCACGCCGAGCTGTTCGAGCTTTGCGTCAAGCTCAATGCGCCGGTGACGCTCACGCTCATGGGGCTGGGCGCGTTTCCGGGCGAGCACCCGCTGTTCGTTGGCATGCCCGGCATGCACGGCTCCAAGGCCGCCAACCTGGCGTTCCAGGAGGCCGACGTGATCATATCCGTTGGGGCGCGCTTCGACGACCGTGTCACGGGCCATGTGGGGTCGTTTGCGCCCAAGGCCAAGATCATCCATCTCGACATCGACCCGGCCGCGATATCGAAGATCGTCAGGGTCGACATCCCGGTGGTGGGCGACGCGAAGAACATCCTCACGGCGCTTGTCAAGGCGGTCGCGCCGCGGCCGGCGTCGGAATGGAACGAGCAGATCGAGAAATGGAAAAACGGCGCGATGTTTACGTACAAGAACTCGGACAAGGTGATCAAGCCGCAGTACGTGATCGAGCAGCTGTACCATTTGACAAAGGACAAGGACGTGCTCATCGCCACCGACGTGGGACAGCACCAGATGTGGACCGCGCAGTATTACCGGTTCTCCAGGCCGCGCACCCTGCTTTCGTCGGGCGGCCTGGGCACCATGGGCTTCGGCATGCCCGCTGCCATGGGCGCGAGCCTTGGGGCGGGACGGAAGGACACGGTGAGCATATCCGGGGACGGTTCGATACAGATGAACATCCAGGAGCTGGCGACCATCGCCATCAACAAGATACCGGTGAAGATCGTCATCATCAACAACGAGTATCTGGGCATGGTGCGGCAGTGGCAGGAGATGTTCTGGAACAAGCGCTACAGCTCGACCTGCCTGCGCGGCGGCATGCTGTGCGAGGACTGCAAGGGGCCGGGCCATTGCAAGGTCAGGTACATTCCCGATTTTGTCAAGCTCGCCGAGAGCTACGGCATCCCGGGATTGCGCGCGACAAAGCCGGCCGAAGTCGCTGACACTCTCAGGCAGGGCCTCGAGGTCAAGGGGCCGGCGCTCATGGAGTTCGCGGTCGCGCCCGAGGAGAACGTGTTTCCCATGGTCCCCGCGGGAAAGCCGCTCGACCAGGTGATGGAGGAACTATGAACACACGGACCATTTCGGTGCTTGTGGAAAACCACAGCGGCACGCTGTCCCGCATTTCGGGCCTGTTCGCGAGCCGCGGATACAACATCGCGAGCCTCACGGTCGGGGAGACCGAAGACCCTTCGATCTCCCGCATGACCATCGTGGTGGAGGGCGACGAGGCGATCATCGAGCAGGTGGTGAAGCAGCTCAATAAGCTGATCGACGTGATCAAGGTGATCGACTTTGAGGGGCAGCCGGTGATCGAGCGAGAGTTCATCCTCGTGCGCGTCGACTCTACAAAGTCAAGCCGCCATGAGATCGTCGAGCTCGCCGATTTGTTCGGCGCCAAGGTGGCGTACGTAGGGTCGTCGTCGATCACGTTCGAGCTCTCCGCGCCGTATGATATTATAAACGACTTTATTGGCTTGATAAAGCCGTACGGTGTGAAGGAGCTCATCCGCACCGGCAAGGTGGCCATGGCGCAGGCGCGGAAGTAAACAAAGGAAAACCTCGCCCCTCCACCCCCATCCCCTCCTCCACTCTCCGAATCGGAGAGGGGAGGAGGGGTGGCCCTGAGCGAAGCGAATGGCCGGGATGGTGGGGTGAGGTCTAACGAAACAAACGTTTTAATCATCATATACCAAAGGAGAACCAGACTATGGCAGTCATCAATTTCGGCGGAGTACGGGAAACGGTCGTCACGCGCAAGGAGTTCCCGCTTGCAAAGGCGCGCGGCGTGCTCAAGAACGAGGTCGTCGCGGTGATCGGGTACGGCGTCCAGGGGCCGGCCCAGTCGCTCAATATGAAGGACAACGGCATCAACGTGATCGTGGGCCAGGCGCCGGAATACAAAAAGGACTGGGACCGCGCTCGCAAGGACGGCTGGGTCCCGGGCAAGACGCTGTTTCCGATCGAGGAGGCAGTGAAGCGCGGCACCATCATCCAGATGCTCGTGTCTGACGCGGCGCAGCGCAAGATCTGGCCGACGGTCAAGAAATTTCTCAAACCCGGCGACGCGCTGTACTTTTCGCACGGATTCTCTATTGTCTATAAGAGCCAGACCGGCGTGGTTCCGCCGCGCAACGTCGACGTCATCATGGTCGCGCCCAAGGGAAGCGGCACGTCGGTGCGGCGCAACTTTTTAAGCGGCGCGGGCATCAACTCGAGCTTTGCCGTGGGCCAGGACGCCACGGGCCGCGCGCGCGGGCGGTGCCTCGCCGTCGGCATCGCGATCGGCTCGGGCTATCTGTTCCCGACCACGTTCCAAAAGGAGGTGTACAGCGACCTCACGGGCGAGCGCGGCGTGCTCATGGGCGCGCTGGCCGGCGTGATGCAGGCGCAGTACGACGTGCTGCGCAGCCAC
The window above is part of the Chitinivibrionales bacterium genome. Proteins encoded here:
- the ilvC gene encoding ketol-acid reductoisomerase, translated to MAVINFGGVRETVVTRKEFPLAKARGVLKNEVVAVIGYGVQGPAQSLNMKDNGINVIVGQAPEYKKDWDRARKDGWVPGKTLFPIEEAVKRGTIIQMLVSDAAQRKIWPTVKKFLKPGDALYFSHGFSIVYKSQTGVVPPRNVDVIMVAPKGSGTSVRRNFLSGAGINSSFAVGQDATGRARGRCLAVGIAIGSGYLFPTTFQKEVYSDLTGERGVLMGALAGVMQAQYDVLRSHGHSPSEAFNETSEELTQSLIRLVDENGMDWMYSNCSATAQHGALKWRPIFRKANLPVFKKLYKSVKDGVETREVIRDCGRKDYQEFLGKKLAQIHNSEMWLAGAAVRSLRPKEKAKDISSLTKGVGGRGQN
- the ilvN gene encoding acetolactate synthase small subunit, giving the protein MNTRTISVLVENHSGTLSRISGLFASRGYNIASLTVGETEDPSISRMTIVVEGDEAIIEQVVKQLNKLIDVIKVIDFEGQPVIEREFILVRVDSTKSSRHEIVELADLFGAKVAYVGSSSITFELSAPYDIINDFIGLIKPYGVKELIRTGKVAMAQARK
- the ilvB gene encoding biosynthetic-type acetolactate synthase large subunit, with translation MKKKGAEILVDALVQEGVDFLFGFPGGQAIPIFDALYDEKKLKVVLVRHEQAAAHAADGYARATGKVGVCLATSGPGATNLVTGIANAYLDSIPMVAITGQVPTPYLGTDAFQEADMVGISRPVTKHNFLVKDIKDLPLILKQAFYIARTGRPGPVLVDLPADISRAVLDDYEYPREITMRSYRPTLAGHPKQIERAAALIATAQKPLVYAGGGVITSGAHAELFELCVKLNAPVTLTLMGLGAFPGEHPLFVGMPGMHGSKAANLAFQEADVIISVGARFDDRVTGHVGSFAPKAKIIHLDIDPAAISKIVRVDIPVVGDAKNILTALVKAVAPRPASEWNEQIEKWKNGAMFTYKNSDKVIKPQYVIEQLYHLTKDKDVLIATDVGQHQMWTAQYYRFSRPRTLLSSGGLGTMGFGMPAAMGASLGAGRKDTVSISGDGSIQMNIQELATIAINKIPVKIVIINNEYLGMVRQWQEMFWNKRYSSTCLRGGMLCEDCKGPGHCKVRYIPDFVKLAESYGIPGLRATKPAEVADTLRQGLEVKGPALMEFAVAPEENVFPMVPAGKPLDQVMEEL